One Triplophysa rosa linkage group LG9, Trosa_1v2, whole genome shotgun sequence genomic window carries:
- the wdr89 gene encoding WD repeat-containing protein 89 produces MDTLKETFKALSIARRLQPSEPTYLLDLSLSTSGGSAAGSDVLAVCCSNHSVHLHSRETLRLLSEFQGHTAPVCGVRFSHLSPHLLFTGSADGTLLCWDVRRSCSESDSAQVFRSDSTHSYCSFDVSCNDRVLCAGTEQVGEDSFLVFWDARMVQEGDEMGSKQGGLLGVYSESHSDDITAVHFHPQRADRLASGATDGLVNIFDLSLGGEDDALFTTCNCNSSASSLCWTGKDLDQLLCLTHDEGLHLWDVAHPDSDDTLTLLSFTDARTLVQLPDGASLEYFVGGTWLPNEGRILLVGGSNCGELHLVDCSGGGLRLIKSLKGGHSATVRCFQWDVNRQSLLTGGEDGQLLQWKVGAEEISVGKKDTLKSISSMQLKTKAHRKHAPRKDYSSKLL; encoded by the exons ATGGACACTCTTAAGGAAACATTTAAGGCTTTGTCAATTGCCAGGAGACTGCAGCCAAGTGAGCCCACGTATCTTTTAGACCTCTCTCTTTCAACCAGCGGTGGGTCTGCTGCAGGATCAGATGTTCTAGCTGTGTGCTGCTCTAATCACTCTGTGCACCTTCACAGCAGAGAGACACTGCGCCTGCTGAGCGAGTTTCAAGGTCACACGGCTCCTGTGTGCGGGGTCCGTTTCTCTCACCTCTCCCCTCACCTGCTGTTCACCGGCTCTGCTGATGGGACACTGCTGTGCTGGGACGTAAGACGATCCTGTTCAGAGTCAGACTCCGCCCAGGTGTTCCGTAGCGATTCGACACATTCTTACTGCTCGTTTGACGTGAGCTGCAATGATCGTGTGCTGTGCGCAGGCACAGAGCAAGTGGGAGAGGACAGTTTTTTAGTATTCTGGGATGCTCGCATGGTTCAGGAGGGGGATGAGATGGGCTCAAAGCAGGGCGGTCTGCTGGGCGTGTACTCTGAGTCACATAGTGATGACATCACTGCTGTACATTTCCACCCACAGCGAGCAGACCGGTTGGCCTCTGGAGCTACAGATGGATTGGTGAACATTTTTGATCTGAGTTTGGGAGGAGAGGATGATGCTCTCTTCACCACATGTAACTGCAATTCCTCCGCCAGCTCCCTTTGCTGGACag GCAAAGATCTTGACCAGCTGCTTTGTCTGACCCACGATGAAGGGCTACACCTGTGGGATGTGGCTCACCCAGACAGCGATGACACTTTGACCCTTCTGAGTTTCACTGACGCGCGAACACTTGTCCAGCTCCCTGATGGAGCCTCACTTGAGTACTTTGTGGGTGGAACATGGCTACCAAATGAGGGACGTATTCTTTTAGTCGGAGGGTCTAATTGTGGTGAGCTCCACCTGGTTGACTGTAGCGGAGGTGGTCTGAGGTTAATCAAATCCCTGAAAGGGGGTCACTCTGCCACAGTGAGATGCTTCCAGTGGGACGTGAACCGTCAATCTCTGTTGACGGGCGGGGAGGATGGCCAGCTGTTGCAGTGGAAGGTGGGAGCAGAGGAGATTAGTGTGGGAAAGAAAGATACTCTGAAAAGCATTTCTTCCATGCAGCTAAAAACTAAAGCCCACAGAAAACATGCTCCAAGGAAAGACTATTCCTCCAAGTTATTAtga
- the sgpp1b gene encoding sphingosine-1-phosphate phosphatase 1: MAGGIKTGFVRLMNNLQDPQHVAHFQRLCGVRGVEARDRLSNGASWLRHGDNVSQNGGGDGIRRRAAETETDQEKRNNGVANGAAARETVNDRARDERRVDGSEQDCARGSTVKPVRRNSLTGDVGQEFLIENKLLYCLFMLGTELGNELFYICFFPNFMWNVDAFVSRRLVVVWVWVMYLGQCTKDVVRRPRPASPPVVKVEMFYNSEYSMPSTHAMSGTAIPVSLFLITYGRWEYPLLLGVSLAIVWCVLVCLSRIYMGMHSILDVIAGFLFSLLIILIFGPALDTIDTFNQTHPYAPVLIISLHLGLGLFSFTLDTWSTSRGDTAQILGSGAGIALASHLNHSLGLLSDPPVSMLPLQPPAFTLSMIGLCALRFLLGVIILLVTRAIMKALTIPLVCWVFGIPSNDVRKARQHMEVELPYRYIVYGTVGFNSLFLVPFVLAHIGLL; the protein is encoded by the exons ATGGCAGGAGGAATTAAAACGGGATTTGTGCGTCTCATGAACAATTTACAGGATCCGCAACATGTCGCGCACTTCCAGCGGCTGTGCGGGGTTCGCGGGGTGGAGGCGCGTGACAGACTTAGTAACGGGGCATCGTGGCTTCGCCACGGGGATAACGTTAGTCAAAACGGAGGCGGAGATGGCATCCGTCGCAGAGCAGCAGAAACAGAGACTGATCAGGAGAAGCGCAATAACGGGGTGGCGAACGGGGCGGCAGCGCGTGAAACCGTAAACGACCGGGCACGGGATGAACGTCGGGTGGACGGGTCCGAACAGGATTGCGCTCGGGGATCCACGGTAAAGCCGGTGCGCAGAAACTCTCTCACCGGAGATGTCGGGCAGGAGTTCCTAATCGAGAACAAACTTCTTTACTGCCTTTTCATGCTCGGCACCGAGCTTGGTAACGAACTCTTTTACATCTGTTTTTTCCCCAACTTCATGTGGAACGTGGACGCGTTTGTGAGCCGGCGGCTCGTCGTGGTGTGGGTGTGGGTCATGTATCTCGGACAGTGCACAAAAGATGTGGTCCGGCGGCCGAGACCCGCATCACCGCCGGTGGTCAAGGTGGAGATGTTTTACAACTCTGAGTACAGCATGCCCTCTACTCATGCCATGTCCGGTACGGCCATACCGGTGTCCCTATTCCTGATCACCTATGGCCGGTGGGAG TACCCTCTTCTGCTGGGAGTCTCTCTGGCCATCGTCTGGTGTGTGCTGGTGTGTTTAAGTCGCATATACATGGGCATGCACTCCATACTG GATGTCATTGCCGGTTTCCTGTTCAGTTTGCTGATCATCTTGATCTTTGGACCTGCTCTGGACACCATTGACACATTTAATCAGACCCATCCCTACGCCCCGGTCCTCATCATCTCGCTCCACCTGGGACTGGGCCTCTTCTCCTTCACGTTGGACACCTGGAGCACCTCTCGTGGCGACACCGCCCAGATCCTGGGCTCCGGGGCAGGTATTGCTCTGGCATCCCACCTCAATCACAGTTTGGGCCTGTTGTCAGACCCACCCGTGTCAATGCTGCCGCTCCAACCCCCAGCTTTCACTCTCAGCATGATCGGGCTCTGTGCACTCCGCTTCCTCCTGGGCGTGATTATTCTTCTGGTGACCAGAGCCATTATGAAGGCCCTCACCATCCCGCTCGTGTGCTGGGTTTTTGGGATTCCGAGCAACGACGTTCGGAAAGCCAGGCAGCACATGGAGGTGGAGCTGCCGTATCGATATATCGTCTATGGAACTGTGGGGTTCAATTCACTTTTCCTCGTGCCTTTTGTGTTAGCACACATAGGACTGTTGTGA